The following nucleotide sequence is from Austwickia chelonae.
CGCGTTGACGGCATCGGCCAGACGCATCAAGGTCGCATCGACCCAGCCTCCGAAGACGGCGGCGAGTCCGCCGACGAGGACACCGATGACGGTGGCGGAGATGGCACAGATGCTCGCGATGAGCAGCGATACCTGCAAGGCCTGAGCGATGCGGACGACCAGGTCGTGGCCGTTCGCGTCGGTGCCGAACCAGTGTGCGGCGGAAGGAGCCTGGCGGGAATCGCCCAGGTTGGCGGCCAGGTCCTGGGCGTCGGCGAGCAGCGGCGTGAAGACGGCGTACGCGAGGACGACCACGATGGTGCACACGGAGGCGATGGTGCTGACCCGCCAGGTGAGGTGGGCTCTACCAGAGCCTGAACGGCCGAGGACGGTCCCGGTGGCTGGCTCCTGGGCGGGAGCGACCGGTGGCGGGTTTTCCACCGGGGTGGTGCGCGTGGTGCTCATGGGGTCACCCGAGGATCGAGGAAGAGATAGATCGCATCGGCGAGCAGCGATCCGAGCAGGACGAGCAGTGTGGTCGCGATGGTCAGCGCGGACAACAGTGCGAAGTCGAGTTGCTGGGCGGAGGAAACGGTGGCCTGTGCCAGGCCTGGCCAGGCGAAGATCTCCTCGACGATGACGGCTCCCACGACGAGTTCGGGCAGCCGGGTTCCCAACAGGGTCACCACGGGTGCGAGGGAGACCGGAAGGACGTGGGCGCGTACGACGGTCCGCGGTGGGATGCCCCGGGCGACGGCTCCGGCCACGGCCTCGGAACGGATCGCCTCGTGCACGGACGACCGCACCGAGAGAAGCAGCCAGGGAACCAGGGAGAGCCCGAGCACGATGGCCGGGAGAGTCAGATGCAGGGCGACCCCCGCAGCGGTGATCGGGTCGCCCGGACGGCTGAGCCCTCCGGTGGGGAAAAGACCCAGCCCGAGGGAGAAGACCATGATCGCGCCGAGGGAGACCACGTAGGAGGGCAGCGCGCCGAGCAGGACCGCGAAGGTGGTGGCGATCCGGTCGCTCCACGACCCGGGGCGCAGCCCTGCACGGACCCCCAGCACCACGGAGATCGCCAGGCCTGCCACGATGCCGACCCCGGAGAGCAGCACCGTCCAGGGAAGGCGTTCGGCGAAGACGTCGGCGACGGGCTGTCGGTACACCCGGGAATGTCCGAGGTCACCGTGGGCGAGCGCGTCGACCCAGATCAGCCAGGACTCCCACCAGCTCTTGTTCAACCCGAGGGATTCGGCCATCTGTCGACGTTCTTCGAGGCTGACATTTTGGACCCGGTCGCCGAGGAAGGCGATGAGCGGGTCGAACGGGGAGAACGCCGACAGGAGGAAGACCCCGAGGGAAACCACGATGACGACGGGGACGGCGATGGCGGTGCGACGGGCGACGAGGACGGCGGCGTCCCGGCGGCGTCGACGCCACCGGGACGGTCCGGTCGGGCAGAGGGTCATCGAGCTCTGCCGAGGTTCCAGCGGGGTCCCCATCCGGCATCGTGGACATGTGGTTCGAGGATGGTCTTACCGGCGCCGACGGCTCCCTTCTTGGCGACATAGGTGTGTCGCAGGGTGAGCAGGAAGACGTTGCCGGGGTCCTTGACGTATTCGGTCTGCACCGCCCGGTAGGTCTGGGCGCGGGCGGCCGGGTCCTGCTCGTGGCGGGCGCTGTCGAGGAGCGTGTCGAGGGCTTCGCTGCCGTAGTTCCCCGGGTTGCTGTACGGGGAGCTGGTGTTGGCGTCGCGCCGGTGCAGTGGGTTGTACAGCAGGGAGTCGATGCTGGTGGGGTGTTTGCCGCCGCCGAGGACGAGGCCTGCTTTGCCGAGCTGGGGTTCGATCTTGTCCCAGGTGCTGCCTTCCAGGGTGATGTCGACACCGATCTTCTTCATGTCGGCGGCGAAAGCGATGGCCAACTGGCTGCGGACGGTGTCGGCGGCGGCGTACATGAGGGTGAATCCGGCGCGTTGGCCGTCCTTGGCGCGGATGCCGTCCTCGCCCTTGATCCATCCTGCGGCGTCGAGGGATTTCTCGGCGGCGGCGACGTCGTGGGCGATGGTCGCGGTGGGTTCGTGGGAGTCGCCCATCTCGGCGGGTACGGGAATGGTGGCGGGAGAGCCTTGGCCGGCCAGGATCTTGTCGACCATGGCTTGGCGGTCGACCGCCTGGTTCATGGCCATCCTGGCGACGGGGTCCTGGGCGAAGGCCGAGGTCTTCGGCAGGGAGATGGACCGGAAGTCGACCGAGCGCACCGAGGTGTGGACGAGGCTGTCGCGGTTCTTCAAGGTGGCGGCCAGTGTGGGGGGAAGGACGGTGCCGTCGATCTCACCGGCGGCCATGCGCTGGGCACGGGTGTTGTCGTCGGTGACTCGGATGTAGGTGAGCTTCTCCACGGTGGGCTTGCCGCGCCAATGCTTGGTGTTGGCGGTGAAGACGGCTTTCTCCGCTGAGGATTCGGCGAGGACATAGGGGCCGGTGCCGATGGGCTTGCTGTTGAGGGGGGATTTGTCGACCGGGCTGCCGTCGAGTTTTTCCGAGGGGGCGATGCCGAAGAGCATCCGGGAGCTGAATTCGGCGTAAGGCTTTTTCAGGGTGAACTTCACGGTGTGCGGGTCGACGGCCTCGACACTGTCCAGCATGGCCAGGTCGGAGGCGGAGGAGGCGGCGACCTTGGGGTCGATCAGGTTGCGGTAGGTGGCGACGACGTCCTCGGCGTCGAAGGTGCTGTCGTCGGAGAAGACCACTCCTTTGCGGAGGGAGACGGTCCAGGTGAGTCCGTCTTCGGAGGTCTCGGGGAGTTTCTCGGCCAGCGCGGGTTTCAGCGTAGGTGGGCTGGTGTCGTTCTCGCCTTCCATCTGGAGCAGTCCGTCGTAGATGGGGCTGTTGCCGTGTTCGCCGTGGTCGTCGAGGGGGTTGTACTTGCTGACATCGCGGGAGTCGGCGATGACCAGGGATTTACCGGCGGCGGAGCTTGGATGGTTGGGGGCCCCGCAGCCGACGAGCAGGAGTGATCCGGTGATGGCGACGGCGAGGGCGAGGCGATGGCGCGAACGTGAACGGGTGGCTGACACGGTGTCGTCTTTCAGGGAACGCGACGACAGGGTGTGGCTGTGCTGCCTTCTCCGTACGCCGCGGATGTGGGTGGCCGATATCGACCGTCCGGCGGCGACCGGGCTCGTCCCTGGGGGCAGGGCATCACCGTTGCGGGACAGCGCCGGGATCACACCGGCTTCGCGTCGTACGGAAGCTCCCGTGGGAGGTCCTCATCCTCGCATTGAACGGTGTGAACTGCAATGGATCAGCAGTAAATCGGCGAGCTATGCGGTGAAAGTCCGCTCAGGCCGAATCCGTAGCTTCCTCCGAAGGAAGTTCTTGCTCCTACTGGCCTGTGGTCGAAGGGAGAACAGCCAGTACAGACGAGTTCTATTTCCGATTTCGGAGTGGATTGGGAAAAGCCAACTGCCGCAGGCACCATGGGCAGGTGCGTCGTGAGCCGGGAAGCCTGTGGGGCTCGGCTCCGCACCTGAAACCATCGGCGAACGGACCGACAGTCCTGCCAGGTCCGTCGTCGAGAGGGACCGTTCCGGTGGTGGGCGACCCGTATGTCTACAGGATGGAGAACATGCGATGGCATTAGTGGCCAAGGAGATCGGGCTCGACGGATTGCACGAACCCCTGCTGATGCCCACGAGCATGATCGCCGAGGCCGGACAGATCACCGTCGTCGAAGGCGAGATCGGACCCGGCAGCACCACCTTCGCCCTGGCTCTGGCCGGACGGGTCAAGCTCTCCCGGGGCGAGGTGTCCTGGGACGAGAACACCGCCCCGGCTCTGCGGCGGCGGAAGGTAGCCCTGGTCAACCTGCCGGATGTCACCGAACCCGACGGTGGCCTGCACGTACGCACCGTCATCGGACACGAGCTGGCTCTGGCCGGTCAGCCTTCCCGTAGGCAGGACATCGCCCGTTTTCTCGCCGAGCGAGGTGCTCTCGACCTGGTGAAGACCCGCTGGGAACAAGCCCCGCACGGCAGCCGCACCGGGTGGCTCGCCGAACTGGCCTTCATGGAGGAGGGTGTCGAAGCCATCGTCGTCACCCATCCGGACCGGTGGGGCGGCGACGTCGAGGAGTGGGCCATCCCCTTGGGCGAGTTGATCGCCGAGGACCGGGTCATCGTCATCGTCTGCACCCCCAGCACTGCCCGAATCCTGGGGCTCGAAGATACCTACCACATCGGAGTTTCCCTGTGAGGAGCCATCGACTCGCCCTGGCGGAACTGCTCCGTCTGACTTCGGCGCCCATGATCCGGATCGCTCTCGTGGCTCTGGTCCTGATCCCCAGCTTGTACGCAGGCCTCTACCTGTACGCCAACCGCGACCCCTATGCCCGGCTGTCGAGCATGCCCGCCGCCATCGTTTCCGAGGACCAAGGCGCCACCCTCGCGAACGGCGAACGCATCCAGCTCGGGAAGGAGATTGCCGAGCAACTGGCCAAGACGAAGAAATTCGACTGGTCTGTCATCGACCGTGAGAGTGCCACCCAGGGCGTCAAGGACGAGACCTACCACTTCGCCGTCATCATTCCTTCAGGGTTCTCCGCCGATCTGTCCTCGGTGGGCACCGGAAACCCCAGGCAGGCTCATCTCGAACAGATCACCAATGACGCCAACGGATACCTGACCCGCACCATCTCCAACCAGGTCATCGCGGAGATCACCAAGTCGATCGCCTCCAAACTGTCCTCCACGACGGCCAGCAAGATGCTCGACGGATTCAACGACATCCGGGTCAACCTCACCACGGCCTCGGACGGTGCCGTCAAACTCTCCGATGGCACCACCCAACTCCTCGACGGGCAGAAGAAACTCCGCGATGGCACCGAAAAACTCGTCGATGGCACCACCAAAGCCCATAAAGGAAGCCAAGAACTTGCCCAAGGGGCTGGAAAGCTCAGCCAAGGCATGGGCAAACTCGCCGACGGAACGGCCGAATTGCCCGCGAAAACACGTCAACTCGCCGACGGAGCACGCAAAGTCGCCGACGGCAATGCGCAGGTCGCAGCTGCCGGAAAACAGCTCGCTGAAGGTGCGAAACAGATCGACAGCTCCCGGAGCACGCTGAAGACCGATCTTGCGGCCAGACTCGACGCGATCGACAAGGCGAACAAAGCAGCCGAAAAACCGGACCCGGCGATCACTGAAGCGACGAAAGCAGCTCGTCAAGCGCTCACCGACGTCGACGGCAGACTGAACACCATCAGCGGGAAGGTCACGTCCACCTCGGGCAAGCTCGGTCAGCTGTCCACCGGGTCGACCGCTGTGGCCGACGGCGCGGAGAAATTGGCGGGCGCTTCGGTCAAACTGTCCGACGGAATCAAAGAAGCCCGCACCGGATCGAACAAACTGGCTGATGGCGCGCGGAAAATGACCGTTGGGCTGGCGAAGCTCGACGACGGGGCACACAAATTGCACGACGGGACGGGTAAAGCCGTCCAGGGCGTGGAGAAACTCGACGAAGGAGCCCACAAACTGGGCGACGGTCTCAAGGGTGGCGTGAACAAGATCCCTGCCACCACACCTGAACAGCGCTCAGCTGCTGCGCAGGTCATGGGGGCACCGGTCGCGATCGAACGGGCTGCCGCAGCTGAAGCGGAGAACTACGGGGCGGGCCTGGCTCCTTTCTTCCTCGCTCTTTCCCTCTGGATCGGGGCCTACACCTTGTTCCTGGTGGTGCGTCCGGTCTCCCTGAGGGCCGTCGTCGCCAACCAGCCCGGGTGGCGGATCGCGTTCAGTGGATGGCTGACCCCGGCCTTGCTGGGCACCTGTCAGGCTGTCGCGGTCTTCCTGCTGATCGGCTGGGGGCTGGGCTTCAGGATGGACAAGCCGATCCCGACCGTGCTCTTCCTGATCGGGGTGTCCTGCGTTTATGTCGCCATCCTGCTGGCCCTGGCCTCCCGCTTCGGAGCGGTGGGTAAATTCGTCGGCCTGGTGTTCATGGTTCTACAGCTGGTCAGCGCAGGTGGAACCTTTCCCTGGCAGACGTTGCCCGAGCCCTTGCAGATCGTCCATCATCTGGCACCGATGAGTTACGCGGTCGAGGGATTGCGCCATCTGATGTACGGCGGCCCTCTGCACCGCATGCCGATGATCGTCGCCGTCCTCTTCGCCTACTGGCTGCTCGCCATGATCGCCACCCGGTGGGCGGCGCTGCGGCTACGGATCTGGACGGCCAGGCGGATCAAACCCGACCTCCAGCTGTGACCTGGAAAGTTCCATGAGGATGGCGGGGCGAGCCCTGCCCTGGGCCCGCCCCGCCATCTGCCACTTCTGAAAATCAGCCCACGGGTCGTTCGGATCGGCGCTGCCCCTGGCCGTCTCCGGGACGGTCGTGCTGGGGGTAGATCTTGCCGTCACCAGGCCTCTGTCCGTCCCGCCTGGGACCGCGGGGCTCGCCGCCCTTGCCCCAACCGGGCCGTTCGATCACCGTCTTCAGGTCGGAGCTGACCGCGAAGCCGATCCGGTGCCCGTCCTTCTTGCCCTTGACGCGGTATTCGCCCTTCTTGTTCTTGACGATCCGGATGACCTCGACTCCGGAGTCCTTGGCCTTGACCGCATCGGTCACTTTCTTGGCCTCGTCACCGGTGACCTCGATGCCGCGCTTCTTGCCGTGGCTCTTCCCGTGTTCGCCACGTCCCTGTCCCTTCGAGGGTCCGTCCTGGGGTCCTGGCGTCGCCGGGGCGGAGGCGCTCGGGCTGGGGCTCGGGGCGGGGGAAGGGGCGGACGAAGCATTGGCCATGACAGCTCCGCCGGTGACAGCGAGGGCGGCGACGACGGCGGCCGCGGTGGAGATCAGATGCTTTCTGGGGGCCATGACTGTTCCTTCGGTCAGCGGGTCATGAGGCCGGAGACTGTGCCTTCTCCGTTCGATCTCCATTGTGGGAGGGCCGACTTGGACGATGCCATCAGGTACTTGTGACGAAGCTGTGAAGACTGGAATCGTTTCCCGTCATTTTCTTGTCGAAAATTGACGATTTGTTTGCCCGCGACGTGTGGCGTTATCCGGGAGACAGCTTGTCCGCAGAGTATGAATAACTCGGGCAGCCAGCGATGTCGATCCCTGTCGACAATCGGGGATTCCTTCTGCCCCTGAAGATAAGGACAGCCAGTGAGCGTTCACACCACGAG
It contains:
- a CDS encoding ABC transporter permease → MTLCPTGPSRWRRRRRDAAVLVARRTAIAVPVVIVVSLGVFLLSAFSPFDPLIAFLGDRVQNVSLEERRQMAESLGLNKSWWESWLIWVDALAHGDLGHSRVYRQPVADVFAERLPWTVLLSGVGIVAGLAISVVLGVRAGLRPGSWSDRIATTFAVLLGALPSYVVSLGAIMVFSLGLGLFPTGGLSRPGDPITAAGVALHLTLPAIVLGLSLVPWLLLSVRSSVHEAIRSEAVAGAVARGIPPRTVVRAHVLPVSLAPVVTLLGTRLPELVVGAVIVEEIFAWPGLAQATVSSAQQLDFALLSALTIATTLLVLLGSLLADAIYLFLDPRVTP
- a CDS encoding ABC transporter ATP-binding protein, whose translation is MALVAKEIGLDGLHEPLLMPTSMIAEAGQITVVEGEIGPGSTTFALALAGRVKLSRGEVSWDENTAPALRRRKVALVNLPDVTEPDGGLHVRTVIGHELALAGQPSRRQDIARFLAERGALDLVKTRWEQAPHGSRTGWLAELAFMEEGVEAIVVTHPDRWGGDVEEWAIPLGELIAEDRVIVIVCTPSTARILGLEDTYHIGVSL
- a CDS encoding YhgE/Pip domain-containing protein is translated as MRSHRLALAELLRLTSAPMIRIALVALVLIPSLYAGLYLYANRDPYARLSSMPAAIVSEDQGATLANGERIQLGKEIAEQLAKTKKFDWSVIDRESATQGVKDETYHFAVIIPSGFSADLSSVGTGNPRQAHLEQITNDANGYLTRTISNQVIAEITKSIASKLSSTTASKMLDGFNDIRVNLTTASDGAVKLSDGTTQLLDGQKKLRDGTEKLVDGTTKAHKGSQELAQGAGKLSQGMGKLADGTAELPAKTRQLADGARKVADGNAQVAAAGKQLAEGAKQIDSSRSTLKTDLAARLDAIDKANKAAEKPDPAITEATKAARQALTDVDGRLNTISGKVTSTSGKLGQLSTGSTAVADGAEKLAGASVKLSDGIKEARTGSNKLADGARKMTVGLAKLDDGAHKLHDGTGKAVQGVEKLDEGAHKLGDGLKGGVNKIPATTPEQRSAAAQVMGAPVAIERAAAAEAENYGAGLAPFFLALSLWIGAYTLFLVVRPVSLRAVVANQPGWRIAFSGWLTPALLGTCQAVAVFLLIGWGLGFRMDKPIPTVLFLIGVSCVYVAILLALASRFGAVGKFVGLVFMVLQLVSAGGTFPWQTLPEPLQIVHHLAPMSYAVEGLRHLMYGGPLHRMPMIVAVLFAYWLLAMIATRWAALRLRIWTARRIKPDLQL
- a CDS encoding ABC transporter substrate-binding protein, which translates into the protein MSATRSRSRHRLALAVAITGSLLLVGCGAPNHPSSAAGKSLVIADSRDVSKYNPLDDHGEHGNSPIYDGLLQMEGENDTSPPTLKPALAEKLPETSEDGLTWTVSLRKGVVFSDDSTFDAEDVVATYRNLIDPKVAASSASDLAMLDSVEAVDPHTVKFTLKKPYAEFSSRMLFGIAPSEKLDGSPVDKSPLNSKPIGTGPYVLAESSAEKAVFTANTKHWRGKPTVEKLTYIRVTDDNTRAQRMAAGEIDGTVLPPTLAATLKNRDSLVHTSVRSVDFRSISLPKTSAFAQDPVARMAMNQAVDRQAMVDKILAGQGSPATIPVPAEMGDSHEPTATIAHDVAAAEKSLDAAGWIKGEDGIRAKDGQRAGFTLMYAAADTVRSQLAIAFAADMKKIGVDITLEGSTWDKIEPQLGKAGLVLGGGKHPTSIDSLLYNPLHRRDANTSSPYSNPGNYGSEALDTLLDSARHEQDPAARAQTYRAVQTEYVKDPGNVFLLTLRHTYVAKKGAVGAGKTILEPHVHDAGWGPRWNLGRAR